The DNA segment TACCGGAGATTTCGTTTTTGTAGGCGATGTCGGAAGACCTGACTTACTAGAAGTTGCGGCAGGAATTAAGAATACTAAAGTTTTGGGTGCGCAGCAGATGTATGATTCTATCAGCAAATTTGCAAAACTTCCAGAATACATCCAGGTTTGGCCTGCTCACGGCGCTGGATCTGCTTGCGGAAAAGCATTAGGTGCTGTTCCAAGTTCGACTGTTGGATATGAGAAAATTCGTAACTGGGCTTTCCAATACGAAGATGATAAAGAAGGATTTGTGGATACTCTTCTTGATGGTCAGCCGGAGCCACCGAAGTATTTTGCAATGATGAAACACCTTAATAAGGAAGACCGCCATTTATTAACTTCTGTGCCGAAGCATCCAATATTAACAACTTCTGAATTTGATATTGCTAGGGGAAAAAACTTGACGATTATTGACACTCGTAATAAGGTTGATTTTGCAAGATCACACTTACCTGGAGCAATAAATATTCAGAATGACAACTCTTTTGCAACTTGGGCTGGTTGGTTTCTAAATTACACTGAGCAATTTATTCTGATCGCACCAGAAAATAAAATGGAAGATTTGACTCGCAAATTAATGCGAATTGGTCTTGATAATATTTTCGGATTCATGACCGACTTGCCTGACTCTAAAGGGAATTTTGAAATCGTTGATAATGTTCCTGCCGAAGAATTAAAAGCTGCAATTGGAAATGATGCGATTCAGATTGTAGATGTTCGAAATAGTACCGAATTTAAGGATGGACATATAGAAGGTGCAGTGAATGCTTTCGTCGGAACATTGCCAGACAATTTAGAATTGGTTGATAGAGACAGAGAAGTAATTATTCACTGTCAAGCAGGAGATCGATCTTCTATTGCTTATTCTATTTTGCAAGCAAATGGATTTAAAAATATTAAGAATTACCCAGGTGGAATGAAAGAATGGAAAGAGCTTGGAAATACTGTTGTTACAGAAAACTAATAAATTAGAATTATGGGATTACTTTCAATGATATTTGGAAAAAAAGATAATTCCGAGCTTAAAGATGCTATTGCAAACAAAGCTTTTGTAGTAGATGTTCGGAGTCCGGGAGAATTTAATGGTGGATCTGTGAAAGGTGCTGTAAATATTCCTTTGGATCAGATTAATAATAATATCGCGAAATTTAAAGGCAAGAAGCAAGTAGTTGTTTTTTGCCGAAGCGGAATGCGAAGCGGTCAAGCTAAATCTATCTTGGAACGCAACGGAATAGAAAATGTGATTAATGGTGGCGGAATAAATAATATGTATACTGCATTGAGTTCGTAAAAAACTATGGACAAATCATTTTGGGAATCGCGATGGCAGGAAAAAAATACCGGTTGGGATATAGGATATGCAAATCCTGCCATTTCCAATTTTATGGAGCAGTATCCAAATAAAGGCGCTGCCATTTTAATAGCAGGTTGTGGAAATGCATACGAAGCGGAGTTTTTACTCAAGAACGGATTTACGAATATTACTCTTATCGATATTGCCGAAACTGCAGTTAAAAATCTTCAAGAGAAATTTAAAGTAGAAAAATCCATTCGTATTCTCTGCGAGGATTATTTTGAGCACAATGATACTTACGATGTTTTGATAGAGCAAACATTTTTCTGCGCAATCAATCCAATTCAAAGAGCTGATTATGCTCAGAAAGCGCATTCATTATTAAATGACAACGGCATTTTGATGGGAGTTCTCTTCAATCGAGAATTTGATAAAGCAGGCCCACCTTTTGGAGGTACAGCAGAGGAATATCTCGAATACTTCAAACCGTATTTTGACTTAAAAATATTCGAAACTTGCCACAGTAGTGTTCCACAACGTCAAGGATCGGAATTGTTTATCCACTTGATCAAAAAATAATTACAGAATTTTAAAAAAATCATATTATGAAAAAGGTACTTTTTACAAATTGGAATTTAATGAGAATTGCACGATTTGCCTTAGGCCTTTTTGTGATTCAACAAGGTTATGAAACAGATCAGCCAATTATGCTGGGTCTTGGAATTCTACTGGCCGTTTTGCCATTATTGAATTTAGGATGTAATGGAAATAATTGTGCGGTACCTCAGAAGAGAAGTTTTTTTCAGAGGAATAAGTA comes from the Flavobacterium ardleyense genome and includes:
- a CDS encoding methyltransferase, whose product is MDKSFWESRWQEKNTGWDIGYANPAISNFMEQYPNKGAAILIAGCGNAYEAEFLLKNGFTNITLIDIAETAVKNLQEKFKVEKSIRILCEDYFEHNDTYDVLIEQTFFCAINPIQRADYAQKAHSLLNDNGILMGVLFNREFDKAGPPFGGTAEEYLEYFKPYFDLKIFETCHSSVPQRQGSELFIHLIKK
- a CDS encoding rhodanese-like domain-containing protein codes for the protein MGLLSMIFGKKDNSELKDAIANKAFVVDVRSPGEFNGGSVKGAVNIPLDQINNNIAKFKGKKQVVVFCRSGMRSGQAKSILERNGIENVINGGGINNMYTALSS
- a CDS encoding MBL fold metallo-hydrolase, which produces MFFRQVYDKTLSHASYVIGCQVAGTALVIDPQRDVDVYLQIATENNLKITAVAETHIHADFLCGSRELAALTGATMYLSDEGGLDWQYNFDHVGLKHGSIIKLGNLTFEVVHTPGHTPESITYLLRDHPATDAIVMAFTGDFVFVGDVGRPDLLEVAAGIKNTKVLGAQQMYDSISKFAKLPEYIQVWPAHGAGSACGKALGAVPSSTVGYEKIRNWAFQYEDDKEGFVDTLLDGQPEPPKYFAMMKHLNKEDRHLLTSVPKHPILTTSEFDIARGKNLTIIDTRNKVDFARSHLPGAINIQNDNSFATWAGWFLNYTEQFILIAPENKMEDLTRKLMRIGLDNIFGFMTDLPDSKGNFEIVDNVPAEELKAAIGNDAIQIVDVRNSTEFKDGHIEGAVNAFVGTLPDNLELVDRDREVIIHCQAGDRSSIAYSILQANGFKNIKNYPGGMKEWKELGNTVVTEN